The segment CGCTGGACAGGCCGCTCAGTTTATCGGCACCCGCCGATCCGTGCGCACCTATCGGGACAAGACCATTCCCGGAGACGTCATGGAACGTCTGTTTGAGGTTGCGGCCCAGGCTCCTAGCGCGCACAACTCTCAGACCGTGCACTGGAGCGTGACCCGCACGCCAGAAGCTACTCGTCATCTGGCCGGGTTGGTGGTGGAATACATGGCTCAGATGAATGTCTTCCCGGGCATCGTGCGCCACTGGAAGAACGGGCGGGATAAAATTCTGCGCGGAGCGCCGCATGTGGCTGTGGCCTGTGCTCCTGTGGACAGCCTGAGTCCCTGCGAAAATTCCAGTGTGGCCGCTTCGTATCTGGAACTGGCCGCCCATGCCGAGGGGCTGGGCGCGTGTTGGGCCGGTTTTTTACAGGACGCCGCCAAGGATTACGAGCCATTGCGTCGGGCCATCAAGGTCCCCGATGGTCATCAAGTCTACGCCGCCATGATGCTCGGCTATCCCAAATTCCGCTACAAACGGATTCCCTGTCGCAAGGGAGCGGATATCCACTGGATTGATTAGATTTGTTGGGTTTTGTCCAAAAAAAGGCCGGGCAGCGTTGCTGTCCGGCCCTTTTTTTGGCTTTTTGCTGTGATACTATCGTCAACAGGCTCGTATAACCAGATGGTGTCAACGGCCTGCAATAAGTTGTAATTGCATGGGCGAGAGCATCCAGCGCAGGACAGCGTTGTTCGTGGGCAGAGTGTCTGCATCGATACGCATCAGTCCGCCGTTTTCGATTCCCAGGCGAAGTTTGTTCGGGCTGGAGAGCAGGTACGAAGCCAGTTCGCCCAGATTGGGCAGGTGCCCGGCGATGATTATTGACTCGGCCCTCAGGTTACGCAGGAAGGTCACGGTTTCCTCCGGGCGTTTCATGGCTTTGACAGATTCAGTGATAGTCAGACTCGATGCGTTCAGTCCCAAGGCCTGAGTCACGGCTTCGGCGGTCTGCACGGCGCGTAGCTTCGGGCTGCACACGATGGCGTCGAATCCCAGACCAAGGCGGCGTATGGCATCAGCGCTTTTGAATATCTGATCCCTGCCCACCGGAGACAGGGGCTGGTCCGGATCGATCTCCTTGGATAGGCAACTGCCGTGTTGCATCAGGTACAGTTCCATGAGCTACTCCTGGCTGCGGTTTTGGCGAGCCTACCAGAGGGGGGCATGGCGAGCAACGATAGTCCGATGTGTTTCATGTTTCTTGCATGAAGAATGAGGGAGAGGAAGGCTTTTCCCCTGTGTTGTGAGGCAAGGTGAAGAACAGGCAAGAAAGTAAAATGATTTCAAGGCGCAAGGCGCTTCAATCTCTGGCTGCGTTGTCCGTCGCCACGATGACACACGCTCTGTGGTCCCCTCTGGCACGAGCAGCGCAATCGGCTTTGGAACTCGGACTGCGAGGTCAGGATTTATTGGCTGCCGGCGATGCTCCGACGGCGTTAAAGGTCTTAGCCAAGGCTGTGGCCCAGCGGCCCGATGACCCCTGGTTGCATGGGTTGATGGGCCGGGCTCGCCTTGCTGCTGGCGATCGTCGTGGTGCGCTGGAGGCTTTTCGTTACGCTGTTTCCCTGGATTCCAACGACAGCTATTCGCGCATGATGGCCGATCGTATCATGCAGACGCCGTTGCCGCCTGCCCCTGCGCGTGTCTTTCATAGCCCCTCAGCCGTGGAGCGTCAGGCTGAGCAGGAGCGACGCGAGGCTGCATCAAGGCAGGATTCCAGACGAGGAGCAAGCGGTTTTTCCGTGCGCCGGGTGGTGCTGGATGCCGGGCATGGTGGCTTTGATCCCGGAGCCATGGGCCGCGGAGGCCTGATGGAGAAAAAAGTGACCCTTGATCTTGCCTTGCGCACGGAGCGTATCCTCGCGAGGACGGCACCGGGACTGAAACTCTATCTGACCCGGCGGGACGATTACTATTTGCCCTTGTCCGCACGCACGGCGGAGGCCAATCGGTTTTCCGCTGATATCTTCGTGTCTCTGCACATCAATGCGGGTGAACGCCGCGCTGCGCAAGGGGTGGAAACATATTCCTGTTCCGAGAAGGCCTCCAGCCTCGAAGCAGAGCGGTTGGCGGCTTACGAAAATTCTGTTCTCAAGCTGGAGGGCAAACAGCGGGAGCAGCCCGGTTTCATAGATATGGAAGAACTCTTGTTCCGGTTTGAGAGGCGGCGCTACTGGGATGCCGGGGCTCGTGCAGCCCGACGGGTGCAGAATGTGCTGACGGGGATGCTGCCCATGCGGGATCGAGGGGTGCACAGCGCTGATTTCTATGTGCTGCGCAAGGCACGGATGCCCTCGGTATTGTTGGAGACGGGGTTCATTTCCAACCCTGATGAGGAAGCAGCGCTCAGGCGGGAGGATCACCGCGAGCGGATTGCCTCCGCCGTGGCAACGGCGGTGGCAGGATTGTACCGGGAGGGCGTATGACCTTGCGGGTACTGTTCCTTGGGTTGCTGTCGCTATTGGTCACTGTGCTGATGGCGACACCTGCCCTGGCTACGGAAGATCTGGTTTTGGCTGGTGCAGATGCTCTGTATCGCGGTGATGTCTCGGCGGCGGAACAGGCTTTTAGCGAGGTTGTGCGTCGTGATTCCAGCGATGATTTTGCCATGAACCAATTGGGATTGACTCTGGCACGCCAGGAACGGTTCGACGAAGCCAGGGTATTTTTTTCGAAGGTGGCCGACCGTTCGCTGGATAATGTGTTTTCAAGGCTTTGGCTCGGAATCATTTCCTTGCATGATGACGATCCCGAGGGCGCGCGGGGCTGGTTTCAGGATGTGTTGCAACGCAGTCCCGATCATCCTGGAGCGCTGTACCTGTTGGGCGTGGAAGCGGCGTCCCGGCGTGATCTTGCCCAGGCGGTGGAATTATTCGCAAGGGCAGGGCGTTCGGGTCATGATGATGCAGATGTGCAGTTCCGCTTGGCGGAGGCGTATCGAGGTCTGGAGTTGTCTACCAACGCCCGGTTGCATTATCTCCGGGCTCTTGAAATCAACCCCCGGCATGCTGCGGCTCTGGTGGGACTCGGGTGGCTTTACTATAACCTCGGGCAGCGCAATGTCGCTTTGAAAGCCTGGACTCGCGCCCTGACGGTGGCCCCCAGGCATGACGAGGCACGGGCCAGCCTGGCTGCCGTGTTGGTTCGTGAAGGAACAGACTTGAGGCACAAAGGGCACCTTGAAGCCGCACAAGCACGTTTTCAGCAGGCTCTGGAATACGACTCCGGCAACAAGGCAGCGCTGTTTTACTTGCGCTGACGGGATGTTGCGGGCTACGACGATGATAAGGTCGCCTGGGGATTCGGGTGGCGTAACCAAGGAGCAATGGGCATGAAAATTCTGAAGCAGGCACTGTTGATGGTCCTTGCACTGCTACTGGTGGCAGGCCCTGCGGTTGCACAGCAGGACGCCCCCTCTGGGGAAGACTACGTGCAGCAGGCTGAGAGCGGTTCCATCAACTGGGACAATGGCTCGATGATTGCCACGGGCGTGGGTGCACCTCCGGCCAATGCTGTCAATGCGGCTCAGGCCAGAGGAATGGCCAAGAGGGCGGCCACGGTCATTGCGCGACGCAATCTTCTGGAGTTGATCAAGGGCGTGCAGATCGATTCCAGCACCACGGTGGAGAATTTCATGGTCTCCAGCGATGTCGTGGTCTCCAGGATACGCGGGTTCCTGCAGAATTCACAGATTCTGGACACCGCCTATATGTCTGATGGCTCGGTGGAAGTGACCGTGGGCTTGAAGCTGCGCGGAGGCATTTCCGATGTGGTACTGCCCAAGGCCGACAGGTTCAAACTCCAGGCTCCGGCGGCTGCGCCCAAGCCGGAACAGCTTGTTCCCGGTGCGTATACGGGACTGGTCGTGGATGCCCGGGGGTTGGGTGTGCGTCCGGCCATGAGCCCGCGTATTCTCGATGAGGACGGCAAGGAGTTGTATGGCACGGTCATGGTCAGCCGCGAGTATGCCATCCAGCAGGGCATGGCGGGCTATGCCAAGGACCAGGATAAGGCCATGACCAACCCCAGGGTGGGCAGCAACCCCATGACCGTGGCTGCCGTGGCAGTCAAGGGACGGTCGCGTTCCGATCTGGTGATTCCCACGGCCAAGGCCGAGGAAATTCGAACTCAGGCCGAGAGTAAAGAGTATCTGGGGCAGGCCCGGGTCATGATTCTGCTGGATTGAGCGAGAATGCCCAAGGGCATACGTTGAATAGCCTGCCTGCTAATCTGCGGCGGTGATGGGAGGAACTTCTATGTGGTTTCAAGCGGCGAAACGACTGACTATTCTGGCTGGGGTGATGCTCCTTGCCCTGGCTTTGGGCGGTTGCGGAAGCAAACAGCCTCGGGTGCCTGTGGGTGTCATGGACAGCCCCGCGCATCATTTCAATAATGGCCTCAAATTTTTGGATGAAGGCAACGCGCTCATGGCGGATCGGGAATTCGATCTGGCCCTGTCCATCGAGGCTGAGTATCCACCGGCCCTGGCGGGCAAGGGTGTGGTCATGGCCATGAATGGCAACGAAGATGCCTTGGACCTGGTGGACGACGCGCGAGACGCGGCAGACGACTGGGGGCCGGAGGTTCGCATGTGGCCCGAAGTGATGGAATTGCGGGTTCTGACCGAGATGTATTCTGCCCGGATGCTGTCACGTGAGGATTTTCTGGAAGAGATTGTCGATATTCAGGAAGAAGCCTTGGAGATGGCTCCTCATGCGCCCCAACCGTATTTTTACATGGGTGAAGCCTATGTACGGGCCTTGGAATTCGGTCCTGCCGAAGGGCAGTTCCACAAGGTGCTGCTTTTGGCCAAGGGCTATGAAGCCCGGGCCGAAAAGCGCTGGCGTTTGGTGCAGGACGTGAACCGTGCCGCACCCAATACCGTCGTGGGAAAGAAGATCGCTCTTGTGGAAGCCCTGACCCGTGCCGATCTGGCGGCGCTGATGGTCGAGGAATTGGACGTGGACAAGTTCTATACGCGCACGGACATTCCCTTGGCGGGTGAGTTTGTGGAGCCTGTAGCGGACCAGATGATTTTGGATACGACCCTGGCGGTGACCGATATTACCGAGCATCCCCTGCGGGCCGATATCGAAAAAGTCCTGCATTATGAAGTCAAAGGGTTGGGATTATATCCTGATCGTTCCTTCCATCCTGACGAACCGGTGACTCGTGCTGAAGCGGCAATGATCTTCGAGGATGTGGTCGTGCGTTCCACGGGGCGCCTCGAATTGGCGACCCAGTTTATCGGACAGGAAAGCCGCATCCCGGATATGCGGGGTGATCATCCTGCTTATAACGCGGCCATGCTGAACGTCACACGGGGCATTATGGATGCCGACATCCGCACCGGGCTGTTCCGCCCGTTGGATACGGTTTCCGGCATTGAGGCGCTCTTGGCCGTGAAGGCCTTGCGACGT is part of the Desulfovibrio ferrophilus genome and harbors:
- a CDS encoding nitroreductase family protein, which produces MFCDIEKCKRCGACVAECPFEVVVEDKEGFPKLRPAAKKLCIGCGHCVAICPVGAVTLPDLPVAPRMGPDDCPVVERAWNIDAGQAAQFIGTRRSVRTYRDKTIPGDVMERLFEVAAQAPSAHNSQTVHWSVTRTPEATRHLAGLVVEYMAQMNVFPGIVRHWKNGRDKILRGAPHVAVACAPVDSLSPCENSSVAASYLELAAHAEGLGACWAGFLQDAAKDYEPLRRAIKVPDGHQVYAAMMLGYPKFRYKRIPCRKGADIHWID
- the sixA gene encoding phosphohistidine phosphatase SixA; the encoded protein is MELYLMQHGSCLSKEIDPDQPLSPVGRDQIFKSADAIRRLGLGFDAIVCSPKLRAVQTAEAVTQALGLNASSLTITESVKAMKRPEETVTFLRNLRAESIIIAGHLPNLGELASYLLSSPNKLRLGIENGGLMRIDADTLPTNNAVLRWMLSPMQLQLIAGR
- a CDS encoding N-acetylmuramoyl-L-alanine amidase family protein; the encoded protein is MISRRKALQSLAALSVATMTHALWSPLARAAQSALELGLRGQDLLAAGDAPTALKVLAKAVAQRPDDPWLHGLMGRARLAAGDRRGALEAFRYAVSLDSNDSYSRMMADRIMQTPLPPAPARVFHSPSAVERQAEQERREAASRQDSRRGASGFSVRRVVLDAGHGGFDPGAMGRGGLMEKKVTLDLALRTERILARTAPGLKLYLTRRDDYYLPLSARTAEANRFSADIFVSLHINAGERRAAQGVETYSCSEKASSLEAERLAAYENSVLKLEGKQREQPGFIDMEELLFRFERRRYWDAGARAARRVQNVLTGMLPMRDRGVHSADFYVLRKARMPSVLLETGFISNPDEEAALRREDHRERIASAVATAVAGLYREGV
- a CDS encoding tetratricopeptide repeat protein, translating into MTLRVLFLGLLSLLVTVLMATPALATEDLVLAGADALYRGDVSAAEQAFSEVVRRDSSDDFAMNQLGLTLARQERFDEARVFFSKVADRSLDNVFSRLWLGIISLHDDDPEGARGWFQDVLQRSPDHPGALYLLGVEAASRRDLAQAVELFARAGRSGHDDADVQFRLAEAYRGLELSTNARLHYLRALEINPRHAAALVGLGWLYYNLGQRNVALKAWTRALTVAPRHDEARASLAAVLVREGTDLRHKGHLEAAQARFQQALEYDSGNKAALFYLR
- a CDS encoding LPP20 family lipoprotein: MKILKQALLMVLALLLVAGPAVAQQDAPSGEDYVQQAESGSINWDNGSMIATGVGAPPANAVNAAQARGMAKRAATVIARRNLLELIKGVQIDSSTTVENFMVSSDVVVSRIRGFLQNSQILDTAYMSDGSVEVTVGLKLRGGISDVVLPKADRFKLQAPAAAPKPEQLVPGAYTGLVVDARGLGVRPAMSPRILDEDGKELYGTVMVSREYAIQQGMAGYAKDQDKAMTNPRVGSNPMTVAAVAVKGRSRSDLVIPTAKAEEIRTQAESKEYLGQARVMILLD
- a CDS encoding S-layer homology domain-containing protein, giving the protein MWFQAAKRLTILAGVMLLALALGGCGSKQPRVPVGVMDSPAHHFNNGLKFLDEGNALMADREFDLALSIEAEYPPALAGKGVVMAMNGNEDALDLVDDARDAADDWGPEVRMWPEVMELRVLTEMYSARMLSREDFLEEIVDIQEEALEMAPHAPQPYFYMGEAYVRALEFGPAEGQFHKVLLLAKGYEARAEKRWRLVQDVNRAAPNTVVGKKIALVEALTRADLAALMVEELDVDKFYTRTDIPLAGEFVEPVADQMILDTTLAVTDITEHPLRADIEKVLHYEVKGLGLYPDRSFHPDEPVTRAEAAMIFEDVVVRSTGRLELATQFIGQESRIPDMRGDHPAYNAAMLNVTRGIMDADIRTGLFRPLDTVSGIEALLAVKALRRELSLF